In Massilia violaceinigra, one DNA window encodes the following:
- a CDS encoding GspE/PulE family protein, with amino-acid sequence MLEPALLARARAQSLQSQRPLVAELEAVSGLDARQIVQALAEPFGLTVMETAEMLSCATAFDLLPLAQALARHCVLLRAPGGQVLGVIADPFDVDLQTWLTTCARATPGAPLHLRLALQSDIQAYLSKQEESARAVDTLVANVGDARRDGKTAAVLSFASVSEAASPAVKLVNSTLYDALKAGASDIHLESTASGLAVKYRVDGVLDHATSVNGIEVAEHIISRLKVLAELDIAERRVPQDGSFRVESGGREIDLRVSIMPSIHGEDAVIRILDKRAMIEAYGALTLEALGFDAPSLVSLRMLAQEAYGMLLVTGPTGSGKTTTLYAALTEIHNGREKIITIEDPVEYQLPGILQIPVNEKKGLTFAKGLRSILRHDPDKIMVGEIRDRETAEIAVQSALTGHLVLTTVHANNVFDVFGRFTHMGIDPYAFVSALNGIWAQRLVRMNCPHCAEQFTPSDADLDAVNLERKDVQDYLFMQGKGCGDCRGTGYKGRRSIAEILTLNDEIRELIVDKRPIRQIKAAAHANGTRSLRLAALDLVKRGATTLGEIKRVTLHA; translated from the coding sequence ATGCTCGAGCCGGCCCTGCTGGCGCGCGCCCGCGCCCAGAGCCTGCAGTCGCAGCGTCCGCTGGTGGCCGAACTGGAAGCGGTCAGCGGGCTCGATGCGCGCCAGATCGTCCAGGCGCTGGCCGAACCGTTCGGCCTGACGGTGATGGAAACGGCCGAAATGCTCAGCTGCGCCACCGCCTTCGACCTGCTGCCGCTGGCCCAGGCCCTGGCGCGCCACTGCGTGCTGCTGCGCGCGCCGGGCGGCCAGGTTCTTGGCGTGATCGCCGACCCGTTCGACGTCGACCTGCAAACCTGGCTCACCACCTGCGCGCGCGCCACCCCGGGCGCGCCGCTGCACCTGCGCCTGGCGCTGCAATCGGATATCCAGGCTTACCTGTCCAAGCAGGAGGAGTCCGCGCGCGCGGTCGATACCCTGGTGGCCAACGTGGGCGACGCCCGGCGCGACGGCAAGACCGCCGCCGTGCTGTCGTTCGCCTCGGTCTCGGAAGCGGCCAGTCCCGCCGTCAAGCTGGTCAACTCGACCCTGTACGACGCGCTCAAGGCCGGCGCCTCCGACATCCATCTCGAGAGCACCGCCAGCGGCCTGGCCGTCAAGTACCGGGTCGACGGCGTGCTCGATCACGCCACCTCGGTCAACGGCATCGAAGTGGCGGAGCACATCATCTCGCGCCTGAAGGTGCTGGCCGAACTCGATATCGCCGAGCGCCGCGTACCGCAGGACGGCAGCTTCCGGGTCGAATCGGGCGGGCGCGAAATCGACTTGCGCGTCTCCATCATGCCCAGCATTCACGGCGAGGACGCGGTCATCCGGATTCTCGACAAGCGCGCCATGATCGAAGCCTACGGCGCGCTCACGCTCGAAGCGCTCGGCTTCGACGCGCCGTCGCTGGTGTCCTTGCGCATGCTGGCGCAGGAAGCCTACGGCATGCTGCTGGTGACCGGGCCGACCGGCTCGGGCAAGACCACCACCCTGTACGCGGCCCTGACCGAAATCCACAACGGGCGCGAAAAGATCATCACCATCGAAGACCCGGTCGAATACCAGCTGCCCGGCATTCTGCAAATCCCGGTCAACGAAAAGAAAGGCCTGACCTTCGCCAAGGGCTTGCGCTCGATCCTGCGCCACGACCCCGACAAGATCATGGTCGGCGAAATCCGCGACCGCGAAACCGCCGAAATCGCGGTGCAGTCGGCCCTCACCGGCCACCTGGTGCTCACCACCGTCCACGCCAACAACGTGTTCGACGTGTTCGGCCGCTTTACCCACATGGGCATCGACCCCTACGCCTTCGTGTCGGCGCTCAACGGCATCTGGGCCCAGCGCCTGGTGCGCATGAACTGCCCGCATTGCGCCGAGCAGTTCACCCCGAGCGACGCCGACCTCGACGCGGTCAACCTGGAACGCAAGGACGTGCAAGACTACCTTTTCATGCAGGGCAAGGGCTGCGGCGACTGCCGCGGCACCGGCTACAAGGGACGGCGCTCGATCGCCGAAATCCTCACCCTGAACGACGAAATCCGCGAACTGATCGTCGACAAGCGCCCGATCCGCCAGATCAAGGCCGCGGCCCACGCCAACGGCACCCGCAGCCTGCGCCTGGCGGCGCTCGACCTGGTCAAGCGCGGCGCCACCACCCTCGGCGAGATCAAACGGGTGACCCTGCATGCGTAG
- a CDS encoding type II secretion system F family protein — protein MQFAVRTLAPDLSISSQVVDAQDEADARRQCEARGLFVSAVEPVRAAGLRRSRGASLSLVLFSQELLALLTAGLGIVEALEALLEKETNISTRSVLERLLGGLREGKRFSSVLADQPDLFSPLYIGIVRAAEGTSDLPRSLARYIDYQQRIDVVRSKIVSAAIYPVILLLVGGGVSMFLITYVVPRFAEVYQGAGRNLPWMSQMLLGWGQFASGHTSLLLGGAAMLAGALVLLWRHLTRNGGLTRLITRLPGIGERVRIYELSRLYLTLGMLSEGGITIVNAIDTVQAMVSTSMRASLAAARTSIESGLPLSSAFEANSLTTPISLRMLRVGERTGDMGPMLTQSAAFYDGEISRWIDRFTRTFEPLLMAAIGLVVGAIVVLLYMPIFDLAGDMS, from the coding sequence ATGCAGTTTGCTGTCCGTACCCTCGCGCCTGACCTGAGCATTAGCAGCCAGGTGGTCGACGCCCAGGATGAGGCCGATGCCCGCCGCCAGTGCGAAGCCCGCGGGCTGTTCGTCAGCGCGGTCGAACCGGTGCGCGCGGCCGGCCTGCGCCGCAGCCGGGGCGCCAGCCTGTCGCTGGTGCTGTTCAGCCAGGAATTGCTGGCCCTGCTGACGGCGGGCCTGGGCATCGTCGAAGCGCTCGAAGCCCTGCTCGAAAAGGAAACCAATATCTCTACCCGCAGCGTGCTGGAACGCCTGCTCGGGGGCTTGCGCGAAGGCAAGCGCTTCTCCAGCGTGCTGGCCGACCAGCCCGACCTGTTTTCGCCGCTCTACATCGGCATCGTGCGCGCCGCCGAAGGCACCAGCGATTTGCCGCGTTCGCTGGCGCGCTACATCGATTACCAGCAGCGCATCGACGTGGTGCGCAGCAAGATCGTCAGCGCCGCCATCTATCCGGTGATCCTGCTGCTCGTTGGCGGCGGCGTGAGCATGTTCCTGATTACCTACGTGGTGCCGCGCTTTGCCGAGGTCTACCAGGGCGCCGGCCGCAACCTGCCGTGGATGTCGCAAATGCTGCTCGGCTGGGGCCAGTTCGCCAGCGGCCACACCAGCCTGCTCTTGGGCGGCGCCGCCATGCTGGCCGGGGCGCTGGTGCTGCTGTGGCGCCACCTGACCCGCAACGGCGGCCTGACCCGCCTGATCACGCGTTTGCCCGGCATCGGCGAGCGCGTGCGCATCTATGAACTGTCGCGCCTGTATCTGACGCTCGGCATGCTCAGCGAAGGCGGCATCACCATCGTCAACGCCATCGATACCGTGCAGGCCATGGTGTCGACCTCGATGCGCGCCTCGCTCGCCGCGGCGCGCACCAGCATCGAATCGGGCCTGCCGCTGTCGAGCGCGTTCGAGGCGAACAGCCTGACCACCCCGATTTCGCTGCGCATGCTGCGCGTGGGCGAGCGTACCGGCGACATGGGGCCGATGCTGACCCAGTCGGCCGCGTTCTACGACGGCGAAATCAGCCGCTGGATCGACCGCTTCACGCGTACTTTTGAACCCCTGCTGATGGCCGCCATCGGGCTGGTTGTCGGCGCTATTGTGGTGCTGCTGTATATGCCGATTTTCGATCTGGCCGGAGACATGTCTTGA
- the gspG gene encoding type II secretion system major pseudopilin GspG, which produces MFAATKITSARRDRHAGFTLLELLVVIVIIGLLAAYVGPKYFAQLGKSEVTVAKAQIEAFEKSLDTYRLDVGRYPTTEEGMAALLAAPATAGVKWNGPYLKKAVPQDPWGRPYQYRAPGSKGEYEIVSTGKDGQPGGTGENADITSQ; this is translated from the coding sequence ATGTTTGCAGCAACGAAAATCACCAGCGCCCGACGTGATCGCCACGCCGGTTTTACCTTGCTCGAATTGCTCGTCGTTATCGTCATCATCGGCTTGCTCGCGGCCTACGTGGGACCGAAGTATTTCGCCCAGCTCGGCAAGTCGGAAGTGACTGTCGCCAAGGCCCAGATCGAAGCGTTCGAAAAATCGCTCGACACCTACCGCCTCGACGTCGGCCGCTACCCGACCACCGAAGAAGGCATGGCCGCGCTGCTGGCCGCGCCCGCCACCGCCGGCGTCAAATGGAACGGTCCTTACCTGAAAAAGGCCGTGCCGCAAGATCCATGGGGCCGCCCGTACCAGTACCGCGCGCCGGGCAGCAAGGGCGAGTATGAAATCGTCTCGACCGGCAAGGACGGCCAGCCCGGCGGCACCGGCGAAAACGCCGACATCACGTCGCAATAG
- a CDS encoding NF038129 family PEP-CTERM protein codes for MFNFKTFVKQALLAATLAFGIGNATAGPTYHVDIDTTIYSGAGSIDFWLSSFNGATGTIATVSNFTGSLGAETYRIGSVNGVLPASTKFDNSDSFSSVTHDVVLGGKFGFDVNFSGDFLTVPGFASTFSVAMFNALGEYLVQPDYLVEFSLTPVTVDDAASVTYTAARNVRVSVPEPSDLLLVMTGLGLVGFMRRRAAKAPR; via the coding sequence ATGTTCAATTTTAAGACTTTCGTAAAACAAGCTTTACTCGCGGCCACCCTTGCTTTCGGCATCGGTAACGCGACGGCAGGGCCGACGTACCATGTCGATATCGACACCACCATTTACTCCGGTGCCGGTTCGATTGATTTTTGGCTGTCCAGTTTCAATGGCGCCACCGGTACCATCGCCACGGTGAGCAACTTCACCGGCAGCCTGGGCGCTGAAACTTACCGTATCGGTAGCGTCAACGGCGTTTTGCCTGCGTCGACCAAGTTCGATAACAGCGATTCCTTCAGCTCGGTAACGCATGATGTGGTCCTGGGCGGCAAGTTCGGTTTCGACGTGAACTTCAGCGGCGATTTCCTGACCGTGCCGGGTTTTGCATCGACCTTCAGCGTCGCGATGTTCAATGCGCTCGGTGAGTACTTGGTGCAGCCTGACTATCTGGTCGAGTTCAGCCTCACTCCGGTGACCGTCGACGACGCCGCCAGCGTGACCTATACTGCCGCCCGCAACGTACGCGTGTCGGTGCCTGAGCCGTCCGACCTGCTGCTCGTGATGACCGGCCTGGGCCTGGTTGGTTTCATGCGCCGCCGCGCCGCGAAAGCACCGCGCTAA
- a CDS encoding ExeM/NucH family extracellular endonuclease — translation MKKLVATMHVPGRLTVLAALMAGLSAPAMAVSPDLVISQLYGAGGNAGTTFFTHDYIEIFNRGNAAVTAEGWSVQYGSATSTGAWSGKSTLPTFTVEPGQYVLIQQQSGGTGQPSLPTPLIAPASGFNMSASNGKVALVRDTATLSGATPTGDNIADLVGFGTANGAEGTRAPAMSASLALFRAKGGCGDTDDNSMDFATGAPAPRTSASARNACGPTVPQAKPIVPVCPAGMAIEQGKPAAVLLSASDEDSIVNGAVIASGGIPGISLGSLTAATANGASASVNLQASAALVSGSYPVVIRFTNNAGQEATCPVNVSVSGTATIPQIQGAGAASPFANVSVSTEGVVTHKVSNGYFIQDANGDGDPATSDGLFVFTGSAPLVAVGDLVRVKGTIIEYKPTGAARTYTEMKDVTGTSVLGTGNSVTPANIVFEPGIDLARYEAMLVNITNALTVNQTSYLGDRGELTLSVGRRETPTNRYRPGTPEALALAAANAGNELVLDDSWFVTPPPATPPCADVVACSGIPYLGQDGTVRAGDTVGNLLGVVDFGAIGGGGAAFKIQPTAAPSFTRSNPRLAAPELPVGNMKVASANVLNFFTTFLDGADAWGRTGQGCKVGSTTRASNCRGADNMAEFVRQRDKIVSELKAIDADVVGLMEIQNNDDIAVDYLVKQLNAAIGFETYAYVPKPATTGTDAIRVAMIYKPAKVALAGGALSDGDAVNNRPPMAQTFKAANGAKFSVIVNHLKSKAGCGSGANGDLGDGQGCNNGSRVLQATRLANYFIPHVIASAGDPDVLVIGDMNAHGFEDPIHLLNQAGLVNELERFVRPAGIPYSYVFDGASGYLDHALASASLDAQVVGATEWHTNADEPTVIDYNTDAKSAAAQALFKNDAFRSSDHDPVVVALNLAPTYADVTSAFREQRSGLSVDRLANKFTATITLTNTSGAAITGPVHLLLTGLTDGVILENKSGVVGNEPYVSVNNATIQAGEKITLKVVFSNPARRGIGFVSKILSGSL, via the coding sequence ATGAAAAAGCTCGTAGCAACCATGCACGTCCCCGGCCGGCTTACCGTGCTCGCCGCGTTGATGGCTGGTTTATCCGCTCCCGCCATGGCCGTCTCGCCCGATCTTGTGATCAGCCAGCTGTACGGTGCCGGTGGTAATGCAGGTACCACTTTCTTTACCCACGACTACATCGAAATCTTCAACCGCGGCAATGCCGCAGTCACCGCCGAAGGGTGGAGCGTCCAGTACGGCTCGGCCACCAGCACCGGTGCCTGGAGCGGCAAATCGACCTTGCCGACATTCACCGTCGAACCCGGCCAATACGTCCTGATCCAGCAGCAAAGCGGCGGTACCGGCCAGCCATCGCTGCCAACCCCGCTGATCGCACCGGCAAGCGGCTTCAATATGTCGGCATCGAACGGTAAAGTCGCCCTGGTGCGCGATACCGCCACCCTCAGCGGCGCCACCCCGACGGGCGACAATATCGCCGATCTGGTCGGCTTTGGCACCGCCAACGGCGCCGAGGGCACCCGCGCGCCGGCCATGTCGGCCTCGCTGGCGCTGTTCCGCGCCAAGGGCGGCTGCGGCGATACCGACGACAACAGCATGGACTTCGCCACCGGCGCCCCGGCGCCGCGCACCAGCGCCTCGGCGCGCAATGCTTGCGGCCCGACCGTTCCGCAAGCCAAGCCGATCGTCCCGGTCTGCCCGGCCGGCATGGCCATCGAACAGGGCAAGCCGGCTGCGGTGCTGCTGAGCGCCTCGGATGAAGACAGCATCGTCAACGGCGCCGTCATCGCCAGCGGCGGCATTCCCGGCATCAGCCTGGGCAGCCTGACCGCCGCCACCGCCAACGGCGCCAGCGCCAGCGTCAACCTGCAGGCCAGCGCGGCCCTGGTGTCCGGCAGCTATCCGGTGGTCATCCGTTTTACCAATAATGCCGGCCAGGAAGCCACCTGCCCGGTCAACGTCAGCGTGTCGGGCACGGCCACCATTCCCCAGATCCAGGGCGCCGGTGCGGCCAGCCCGTTCGCCAATGTGAGCGTGAGCACCGAAGGCGTGGTCACTCACAAGGTATCGAACGGCTACTTCATCCAGGATGCCAACGGCGATGGCGATCCGGCCACCTCGGACGGCCTGTTCGTCTTCACCGGCAGCGCACCGCTGGTTGCCGTGGGCGACCTGGTGCGCGTAAAAGGCACCATCATCGAATACAAGCCGACCGGCGCGGCGCGCACGTATACCGAAATGAAAGACGTCACGGGTACCAGCGTGCTCGGCACGGGCAACAGCGTCACCCCGGCCAATATTGTCTTCGAACCCGGGATCGACCTGGCGCGTTACGAGGCGATGCTGGTCAATATCACCAATGCGCTGACCGTCAACCAGACCAGCTACCTGGGCGACCGCGGCGAGCTGACCCTGTCCGTGGGCCGCCGCGAAACCCCGACCAACCGCTATCGTCCGGGCACCCCGGAAGCACTGGCGCTGGCCGCGGCCAATGCCGGCAACGAACTGGTGCTCGACGACAGCTGGTTCGTCACCCCGCCGCCGGCAACCCCGCCCTGCGCCGACGTGGTGGCCTGCTCCGGTATTCCTTACCTCGGCCAGGATGGCACGGTGCGCGCGGGCGACACGGTCGGTAATCTGCTTGGCGTGGTCGACTTCGGCGCCATCGGCGGCGGTGGCGCGGCCTTCAAGATCCAGCCGACCGCCGCGCCGTCGTTCACGCGCAGCAATCCGCGCCTGGCGGCGCCGGAACTTCCGGTTGGCAACATGAAGGTGGCCAGCGCCAACGTGCTCAACTTCTTCACCACCTTCCTCGACGGCGCCGATGCCTGGGGCCGCACGGGGCAGGGCTGCAAGGTCGGTTCCACCACGCGCGCCTCGAATTGCCGCGGCGCCGACAATATGGCCGAATTCGTGCGCCAGCGCGACAAGATCGTCAGCGAACTGAAGGCCATCGACGCCGACGTGGTCGGTTTGATGGAAATCCAGAACAACGACGACATCGCGGTCGACTACCTGGTCAAGCAGCTCAATGCGGCCATCGGGTTTGAAACATATGCCTACGTGCCCAAGCCGGCCACCACCGGCACCGACGCGATCCGCGTGGCGATGATCTACAAGCCGGCCAAGGTGGCGCTGGCCGGCGGCGCGCTGTCCGACGGCGACGCCGTCAACAACCGTCCGCCGATGGCGCAAACCTTCAAGGCCGCCAACGGCGCCAAGTTCTCCGTGATCGTCAACCACCTGAAATCGAAGGCGGGCTGCGGTTCCGGCGCCAATGGCGACCTGGGCGATGGCCAGGGCTGCAACAACGGCAGCCGCGTGCTGCAGGCGACGCGCCTGGCCAATTACTTCATTCCGCACGTGATCGCCAGCGCGGGCGATCCGGACGTGCTGGTCATCGGCGACATGAATGCGCACGGGTTTGAAGATCCGATCCACCTGCTCAACCAGGCTGGCCTGGTCAACGAACTGGAGCGCTTCGTGCGTCCGGCCGGCATTCCTTACTCCTACGTCTTCGACGGCGCAAGCGGCTACCTCGACCATGCACTGGCGAGCGCCTCGCTCGACGCCCAGGTCGTCGGCGCCACCGAATGGCACACCAATGCGGATGAACCGACCGTGATCGATTACAACACCGACGCCAAGAGTGCCGCCGCCCAGGCCCTGTTCAAGAACGATGCCTTCCGCTCGTCGGATCACGATCCGGTGGTGGTGGCCCTGAACCTGGCCCCGACCTACGCCGACGTGACCAGTGCGTTCCGCGAACAGCGCTCCGGCCTGAGCGTGGACCGCCTGGCCAACAAGTTCACCGCCACCATCACCCTGACCAATACCTCGGGCGCGGCCATCACCGGCCCGGTTCACCTGCTGCTGACCGGCCTGACGGACGGTGTCATCCTGGAGAATAAGTCTGGTGTTGTCGGAAATGAACCTTATGTAAGTGTTAACAATGCTACAATTCAAGCCGGGGAAAAAATCACACTGAAAGTTGTCTTCAGCAACCCGGCACGACGAGGCATTGGTTTCGTTAGTAAAATTTTAAGTGGTTCACTCTAA
- a CDS encoding TIGR03790 family protein, translating to MTLRAALIASVALMGATSLAAAQATPSPAPAAAAARLLPRQLALVVNDAEPNSVTIAEYYRKARAIPAANVIHVNIPGKPQRLDAARFRALKESIDSQLPVGIEAVLMVWTAPYAVECNAITAAYTMGFDAGQCSNTCAASRPSAYFNATSSHPMADFRMRLSMLLPTESVAQAKALIDRGVASGFRVPSATAYYLVTSQAARNSRVELFPRDGHLAAKKIRTKTLRADALDGVKDIMVYQTGVARVDKLDGLGFLPGALADHLTSFGGDLLGTSQMSSLRWLEAGATASYGSVSEPCNHWQKFPHPTVLLKHYLSGSSAIEAYWRSVAWPTQGLFIGEPLAAPYGR from the coding sequence ATGACCCTGCGTGCTGCCCTGATCGCGTCCGTTGCCCTGATGGGTGCCACCAGTTTGGCCGCCGCCCAGGCCACGCCTTCGCCTGCGCCTGCGGCGGCCGCCGCGCGCCTGCTGCCGCGCCAGCTGGCGCTGGTCGTCAACGATGCCGAACCGAACAGCGTGACGATTGCCGAGTATTACCGCAAGGCGCGCGCCATCCCGGCCGCCAACGTCATCCACGTGAACATTCCCGGCAAGCCGCAGCGGCTCGATGCCGCGCGTTTCCGCGCGCTCAAGGAAAGCATCGACAGCCAGCTGCCGGTCGGCATCGAAGCCGTGCTGATGGTCTGGACCGCGCCCTATGCCGTGGAATGCAATGCCATCACGGCTGCCTACACCATGGGTTTCGACGCCGGCCAGTGCAGCAACACCTGCGCCGCCAGCCGTCCGAGCGCCTATTTCAATGCCACGTCAAGCCATCCGATGGCCGATTTCCGCATGCGCCTGTCGATGCTGCTGCCGACCGAATCGGTGGCGCAGGCCAAGGCCCTGATCGACCGCGGCGTGGCCAGCGGCTTCCGGGTGCCGAGCGCGACGGCGTACTACCTGGTGACCTCGCAGGCGGCGCGCAATTCGCGCGTCGAGCTGTTCCCGCGCGACGGTCACCTGGCCGCCAAAAAAATCCGTACCAAGACCTTGCGCGCCGACGCGCTCGACGGCGTCAAGGACATCATGGTCTACCAGACCGGCGTGGCGCGCGTCGACAAGCTCGACGGCCTGGGTTTTTTGCCCGGCGCGCTGGCCGACCACCTGACTTCCTTCGGCGGCGACCTGCTCGGCACCAGCCAGATGAGCAGCCTGCGCTGGCTGGAAGCGGGCGCCACGGCCAGCTACGGCAGCGTCAGCGAGCCTTGCAATCACTGGCAGAAATTTCCTCATCCCACGGTGCTGCTCAAGCATTACCTGAGCGGCAGCAGCGCCATCGAAGCCTACTGGCGCAGCGTGGCCTGGCCGACCCAGGGCTTGTTCATCGGCGAGCCGCTGGCCGCGCCGTACGGGCGCTGA